The genomic region GGTGGTGCTTGCAGGTGAAGTAAGAAGTAATACTTATCTAGATGTGCAAAACATCGCCAGGGATGTGATCAACGATATAGGTTATACCAAGGGCGCATATAAATTCAGTGGTGATTCCTGCGGGGTCATCTCTTTAATCCATGAGCAATCCCAGGATATTTACCAGGGAGTAGACCGTGGAAATAAAGACGATCAAGGAGCAGGCGACCAGGGAATGATGTTTGGTTATGCCACCAATGAGACTGAAAATTATATGCCTCTGGCACTTGATATTTCTCATAAGATCCTGATCGAACTTGCAAAGTTAAGAAGAGAAGGAAAAGAGATCGAATACCTAAGACCCGATTCCAAAAGTCAGGTGACAATAGAATACAGCGATGAAAACGTTCCGCAAAGAATTGTGGCGATCGTAGTTTCCACTCAGCATGATGATTTTGATGCCGATGACGAAAAAATGCTCACCAAGATCAAAAAAGATATCATCGAGATCCTGATCCCTAGAGTGAAAGAACAATTACCGGAGTATGTTCAGAAATTGTTCAATGACGATATCGTATACCATATTAACCCAACCGGGAAATTCGTAATTGGTGGACCTCATGGTGATGCTGGTCTAACCGGAAGAAAGATCATCGTGGACACTTACGGTGGAAAAGGCGCTCACGGAGGTGGAGCATTTTCAGGAAAAGATCCTTCGAAAGTTGACCGATCTGCTGCATATGCCTCAAGGCACATTGCAAAAAATTTAGTAGCTGCCGGTGTAGCTCCCGAAATCCTAGTTCAGGTTTCCTATGCGATTGGAGTGGTTGAACCAACTTCGATATCTGTATATACTTACGGAAAGAAAAACATCGATCTAAGCGACGGCCAGATTGCTGAAAAGGTAAAAGGAATCTTCGATATGCGACCTTCAGCAATAGAAAACCGACTAAAACTTAGAAATCCTATTTACAGGGAAACAGCAGCTTACGGGCATATGGGAAAAGAACCTAGAACGGTTACTAAAATTTTCAACAGCCCATACAAAGGAAAGATCACCAAAGAAGTTGAATTGTTTACCTGGGAGAAACTGGATTATGTAGACAAAGTGAAAGAAGAGTTTGGGATCAATTAAAACATTCAAATTAATTGAATTAGAAAATTAATTTGATCAAATATCACCTTACAATTAAAAAAGCCGCTTTGCAGCGGCTTTTTTAATATCTGATTCTCAGATATTTTTAGAATTACCCATCTTTCCTATAAATCATTTCCATTTGTGAAAAAAATTGTTTTATTTAGAATTCTTTAACACTTTTTATGTCACTAGCCAGAATAATGCAGATCATAATGATCTGCCTGATCTCTTCCTATGCTTTTTCGCAAAAGGGAGAAATTAAATTAGCCAACCAA from Gramella sp. MT6 harbors:
- the metK gene encoding methionine adenosyltransferase, with product MAYLFTSESVSEGHPDKIADQISDTLLDNFLAFDEESKVACETLVTTGQVVLAGEVRSNTYLDVQNIARDVINDIGYTKGAYKFSGDSCGVISLIHEQSQDIYQGVDRGNKDDQGAGDQGMMFGYATNETENYMPLALDISHKILIELAKLRREGKEIEYLRPDSKSQVTIEYSDENVPQRIVAIVVSTQHDDFDADDEKMLTKIKKDIIEILIPRVKEQLPEYVQKLFNDDIVYHINPTGKFVIGGPHGDAGLTGRKIIVDTYGGKGAHGGGAFSGKDPSKVDRSAAYASRHIAKNLVAAGVAPEILVQVSYAIGVVEPTSISVYTYGKKNIDLSDGQIAEKVKGIFDMRPSAIENRLKLRNPIYRETAAYGHMGKEPRTVTKIFNSPYKGKITKEVELFTWEKLDYVDKVKEEFGIN